In Effusibacillus lacus, the sequence GAAGTAACCGACACCAGCCGTCCTCTGCAAAAAGAACGCTGGGCAGGAGCGGTGGACCCGGTCGGCGGAAAGACACTGGCCTACCTGCTGAGCACCACAAAATACGGCGGTTCGGTAGCGGTCAGCGGCCTGACAGGCGGAACCGATCTGGCAACAACGGTGTTCCCGTTCATCCTCCGGGGTGTCAACCTGCTGGGGATCGATTCGGTCTACTGTCCGATGGACGTTCGTCTCAAGTTGTGGGAACGCCTGGCCAGCGACCTGAAACCGGCCAACCTGCTGGATCAGATCGGATATGAGATCTCGCTTGAGGAACTTCCTGATACAGTCGGGAAGATCTTGAAAGGTGAGGTTCGTGGGCGGACTGTTGTTAGGTTGGAGGCTTAACCCGGTAAAGCGGGCAAGTGACTTGAATAACAGTAAGGGTTGGGATCGGCTCCCAACCCTTTTTTCTCGTTCGATTGTCTTTGGATCTTATATAGATAAGGATTGGGAAAGGGGAAAACCATCCCTGAATTCAACAAATCAACAAGAATTTGTACCGTTTAAGAAAAAAATTATAAAATTTCGCAAGTTCGAAAGGAATTCCTTGATCCACCCCGAATATCTTAGTTAGTAAAGTTAACTAAGAGAGGGATTCATGTGCAGGACCGGCGTCCGCGTGGAAATGTGCAATTGATGAAGCAATTGAATCGAGAAGCGATTTTGCAGCATATCCGGGAACAGGGACAGATCTCCCGTGCCGGCTTGGCGGAACTGACGGCTCTGAGCAAGCCGAGTATTTCGGCCCTGGTAGATGAACTGCTGCAGGAGGGCTGGATCAGGGAAGTCGGAATCGGGGAATCCAGCGGGGGAAGAAGGCCTATCTTGCTTGAACTGAATTCCGAAGGCTTTGCCATTGTGGGTGCGGTGTTCGAAGGGACCGGTCTGGAGATGGCAGTATCCAACCTGAACGGAGAAGTACTCGGAGTGCAACACGTGACGATCAAAACGGATGCATCGGGGCAAGTTGTCCTCGACGCATTGGAGAAAGAGATTCTCACATTCTTGATCCGTGAACAAGTCAATCTTGATCAGGTTCTGGGAATAGGCATCGGGTTGCCGGGTGTTACCCAGAGAGGGAATGGAACCATCCACTTCTCTCCAAGTACGGGGTGGAACAACTGGCCCATCCGTCAGGAACTGGAAAGACGCTTATCAACTCCCGTATTTTTGGAAAATGATGTAAATCTTATGGCGCTGGGTGAGTTTTATAAAGGGGCCGGGCAGGGAACCCAGCATCTGGTGTACATCCATATAGGAACGGGAATCGGCGCCGGAATCATCCTGAATGGACAGTTATATCGGGGATTTTCCGAAGCTTCCGGCGAAATCGGGTACCAGGTGATTGGCAACCCCATCAAACGCGACAAAAGCGAATATGGAATTTTTGAAGGGAATTATGCGTCAGCAGCCATATTGCAGCGAATCAACTCCATACCCGGTTTGCGGGGATTGGGTGAACTTTTTGCCAGTGATGAAAACGCTGTCAGAAAGCTTGTGGACTTGGCGGGAGAGTTTCCGGAGTTGAGGGAAATTCTTGAGGATGCCTATACACATTGGGCCTATGGAATCGCCAATGTAGTGTGCGTGTTAAATCCGGAAGTAGTCATACTGGGGGGTGATATTTTCCATATAGGTGAAGCTGGGCTGCAACGGATCCGCGAGATTGTGGAACAAATCGTTCCAGTGATGCCCAGACTGAAATTTGCGGAATTGGGAGAACGTGCAGGCGTGATTGGTGCGGTCTTTCATGTGCTCGAAGCGGATCGCTCATTGTCAGGTAAACTTGGGGGTGTAAGTTGGAAATGAAAGGAGCTTGGTTAATGACAAACGGTATGAAAAAGTGGATGGTTGGTGTATTGACCGGTGCCTTGGCATTCTCGCTGACTGCCTGCAGCGGCGGCGGGTCCACGGGAACCAGCAGCAACGGCGGAAATGGCAATGGCGGGGCCGCCGAAGAAAAGAAACTCGTAATCTACACAGCTCGTGACAAGAACGTCGTGGATGCAGTAATTCCAAAGTTCAAGGAGAAGAATCCCGGTTATGACGTTCAGGTTCTGACTATGGGTGCCCAACAGATTCTGGAGCGTGTACGCGGAGAGAAAGCGAATCCGCAGGCCGATTTCTGGTGGGGCGGTACCCAGTCCGCTCTGATGACCGCCGCAAATGAAGGACTGTTGGAGGCTGTCAAACCTTCTTTTGCCGATAAAGTACCGGCTCAGTACAAGGATGCGGAGGGTCGCTGGTATGGTGAAATGCTTCTTCCCGAAGTCATCATGTACAATTCCGATGCCCTGAAGAAAGAGGATGTGCCGAAGGACTGGGATGACCTGCTGGATCCCAAGTACAAAGGGAAAATTCTGATTCGCGGCGTGCTGGCCTCCGGTACCATGCGGACCATCTATTCTTCCATGATCTATCGCCAGGATCCAAAGGACCCGGCAAAAGGCTATGAGTGGTTGAAGAAACTGGATGCCAACACCAAGGAGTACACACAAGACCCGACCAACCTCTATCTGAAGATGGCGCGTCAGGAAGGCGTACTCTCTCTTTGGAACCTGCAGGACATCCTGATTCAAAAAGAAAAACAAAAGCAGCCCTTCGATTTCGCAGTTCCCTCCAGCGGAGTTCCGATCCTAGTTGACGGTGTAGGGGTAGTAAAAGGTGCCAAGCATAAGGAATCTGCCATGAAGTTCTATGAGTTCCTGTTTGAGGAAAGCCTCCGCGTGGAACTGGCTGAGAACCTGTTCCAGATTCCGACACGGAATGACATCAGTAAAGACAAGATGCCTAACTGGTACAAGAACCTGGACCTGAAGCCGATGAATATTGACTGGGCTGTAATGGCTGAGAAGGAAAAGGAATGGATGCAGTACTGGGATGAGAACATCAAGGGCAAAGGTGCGAAATAAGGAGAACAAGGGCGGGGCAATGCCCCGCCTGCTTGCAAACATCGGAGGGGGATGCCATGATCTCAGTTACACTAGACAAAGTAGCAAAGAAGTTTGACCAGGTTGTCGGAGTGGAAAATGTCGATATTCAAATTCAGCCGGGGGAATTTTTCACGTTCCTTGGCCCCAGCGGTTGTGGAAAGACCACGACATTGCGTATGATTGCAGGCTTTTACTATCCGAGTTCGGGACGGATTCGATTTGGGGAACAGGATGTCACCTACCTCCCGCCCAACAAGCGCAATACAGGAATGGTGTTCCAGAACTATGCCCTTTTTCCTCATTTGACTGTGTTTGAGAATGTGGCCTTTGGACTTAAGGTACGCAAGCTTTCCAAGGGAGAGATCCAGACACGGGTGGAGCGGGCGCTGGAACAGGTGCATCTGCCGGGAATGGGTTCACGCAGAATTGACCAATTATCGGGTGGACAGCAGCAGCGTGTGGCTTTAGCCCGGGCTCTCGTGATTGAACCGGGAATTCTCCTTCTGGACGAACCGCTTTCGAATCTTGATGCCAAGCTTCGGGAAGAGACGCGCTCGGAGATTAAAAGACTGCAATTGGATCTGGGAATTACAACGATCTATGTAACACATGATCAGGCGGAAGCCATGGCCATGTCAGATCGGATCATGGTCATGGAGAAAGGCCAGGTTCAGCAAATTGGGACTCCGAAAGAGATTTACAATCGTCCCGCAAACCGATTTGTAGCCTCCTTTATCGGAGAAACAAATCTATTGGAAGGAACTGTGGAACAGGTAACGGGAGAGGAAGTTACTGTTCAGATTGCCCCCTCGATCCGACTGACAGGGTTGAGTCGAAATGCCAACTCCAACGTCAATCTGAACCCGGGAAGCAAAGTGGTCTTATCGATCCGGCCGGAAGTGCTTCAGGCAGCAACAGGATGGACTGAGAACGTGCTCAACGGGGATGTTGTACTTTCCGAATTTACGGGTGTCAGTGTGAATTATCTGGCTCAGGTACAGGAGCATACCCTGCGGGCCATGTTCGTGAATACTGGAATGGATGTCCGGGAACGCGGGGAGTCGATTGCGCTTCATGTTCCAAAGGATCGCATCTACTTTGTGGAATAGGGGGGGGAGTGCATGCAGCCTTCACTGAATACTTCTCAACCCGCCGTGAGCCGCTGGACAAACCTGACATCTAAGCCCTGGTTTGTATATGTCCTGATTTCACCGTTGTTTCTCGTCTTGCTGGGATATGTGGTATATCCCTTGTACCAGACCTTTATGAACAGTGTGTTGGTAGACGGCCAAGTAAGTCTGAAGAGTTACTCAAGGTTCTTCAGCCTTACCCATACCTCCAATCTGGAAGCTTTGTTCACGAGCATTTACATTTCGATATTAAGCGTCATCACTTGCGGAATTGTTGGGGTAACCATGGCATTTCTTCTGGCCCGCTATGAATTCCCGGGTCGCAAGATCCTGTCCGTGCTGGCCATGGTTCCGATGGCCTTCCCTCCCTTGATTGGCGTGTTATCCTTTATGTTCCTGTACGGGGAAAGCGGCATAATTCCCCGCGCAGTCAAAGAGTTGCTGGATTTGCAGCAGGTCCCTTTTTATCTGAAAGGGATTCCCGGTGTTCTTGCCGTTCATACGTTTACGATGTACACCTACTTCTACATGACGGCATCCGCCGCCATTGCAGGGTTGGATCCTTCGTTGGAGGAAGCTGCCTATAACCTGGGGGCCAATCGTTGGCAGGTATGGCGCAAGGTGATCATTCCCATGCTGACTCCGGCCATTATTGCATCCTCACTTTTGGTGTTCATGATTTCCATGGCGTCCTATACGGCTCCCTTGATCTTTGGGATTGAACGAACCATGACGATGCAAATCTATCTTTCCCGTACCAATGGGAATCTGGATATGGCAGCCACGCAATCAACAATCCTTTCAGTTGTTTCCATCGCCTTTCTGTTTATCATGCGCTGGTATCAGGGACGCAGGAATTACCAAAACCAGAGCAAGGGTGTCAGTGTCCACCGAACGGAAGTGAAAAGCCAGGTCGGAAGATACCTGACCATGATTGCTTCCATCATTGGCGTGATCATTCTGCTGCTGCCAATTCTGGTGATTGCTCTGATTTCCTTCTCTGTGGATGCGACCTGGACGACTCAGGTGCTGCCTCCAAAATATACGGTAGACCACTACATTCAACTATTTACAGACAAGAATACGTGGGAACCGATTCGGAACAGTTTTGAGATGAGCTTTGTCGCAACGATTGGAAATGTCATCTTCGGCGTGGCTGCCGCTTATGCAGCCGCTCGATTGAAATTCAAAGGGAAATCCCTGTTAGATGCGTTGATTATGATACCCTGGGCACTCCCGGGAACAGTTGTCGGGATTAACCTGATAGCCGCTTTCAACGAACCAAGCCTATTCAGTTTCAATCAAGTTCTGGTAGGAACCTTCTGGATTATTCCGTTAGCGTATTTTGTTCGCCATCTGCCTCTTGTCTTCCGTTCCACTTCCGCTACCTTTGCACAAATGGATCCTTCTGTGGAAGAAGCGGCACGGAACCTGGGGGCCAGTTGGTGGTACAGTTTCCGGAGGGTTGTATTCCCAATGGCCCTCGGTGGGATTCTTGCGGGTACACTGCTTGCTTTTGTGCAGGGTATTGGAGAATTCGTGGCGTCGATTCTTCTCTTTACAGTCAACAGTCGACCGATTTCCGTGGAGATCTTCCAAAGAATGTATTCCTTTGAATTCGGCACAGCCTGTGCATACGGAGTATTGCAAATAATCCTGATTATCATTGTGCTGTTCTTGACTCGAAGATTTAGCGGGGACAATGCAGGCAGTGCGGTCTCCTAATCGCTCTTTTCAATGATGTGGGTTGCGGGAACCGTGTGTCATCCTAGGCAGTCACACGGTTTAGCAAATGCGGATCAGGGAAATAGCCTGCCGCGATAAAGGGAAAAGGGGGAATATGATGAAGAAGTGGTTCCAACGAACGGCCCAGACGGCTGCGGTACTGGGCATGGCAGGAAGTCTTTTTCTGCCCTTAACTGCGAGTCCGGTTCACGCGGAACGTGGAATCGTAGATCTGTGGAAGGCCATCAAACCGCTGACCACAGTGGCAAGCCTCATGAATACGGGGGCACATCCGGACGACGAACACAGTGCACTGCTGGCGTACTCATCGCTCGGACTCGGGGTTTCTACTTCCAGTATCATCGCCAACCGGGGGGAAGGCGGGCAGAATGAGATTGGGAGTGAACTCAACAATGCACTCGGGGTGATTCGTTCCCGTGAACTGCAGGAAGCTTCCAAGATCACCAATGTGAAGCTGGGAATGCTGAGTCAGGAAATCAACGACCCCATCTACGACTTTGGCTTCTCCAAGAGCCCTGATGAAACTTTGGAGAAGTGGAATGATCAGGTGGCCTACGAAAGACTGATTCGGGAAATCAGAAAGAACCGTCCTGATGTTCTGATTCCTGCTTTCCTGAACACTCCCGCCACTCATGGTCATCACCGTGCGATCAACATCCTAACCCTTCGTGCTTTCGATGATGCCGCAAAGCCGGAAGTGTTCCCGGAACATCTCCAACAGGGCTTGAAGCCATGGCAGCCGAAGAAACTTTATCTTCCGGCAGATGCAAAAGCATTTACAGTAGCAGTACCTATCGGCACTTATGATGAGATGTATGGGGCCTCCTATGTACAACTGGGGGAAGAATCCCGTTACATGCATAAGAGCCAGGGGATGGGACGCGACTATCATGAAGGTCCGCAAGATGGCTTTTATAAACTGGAGAAAGCGGTAATTCCGCTGGCCGAGAAGGAGAATTCTCTGTTCAACGGAATTGCATTCACATTTGAGGACCTTGCCAAAGAAGTGGAAACCAAGGGCAAGGACAATAAAGTTACCAAAGACCTAAGAAACCTGCAGAAAGATGTGGATGAGGTAATGGCCGCTTACCCGAGCTTTGGCAAGGTGGCCGAGAAGGTTCATCACATGATTGCGGATGTTCGCTCCGCTGTCGATAACGTTACTGCTTCCTCTTTGTCGGAAGCAGACAAAGACGATCTGCTGCACCGACTGAACACATAGCTTGACCAGCTTTACAAGGCTAGCGCGGAAGCTGCTTCACTTGTTGTGAAAGTGATCCCCGACACGGGTGAGGTAGTCCGCGGACAGACAACCAAAGTAACCGTTCGGGTATTCAACGGCGGCAATGTCGATATGAAGAACTTTAAGGTGAACCTCAGTCTGCCCGAGGGTTGGCAAGCAACTCCTAAAGGAACCACAACCTTTGACCGATTGGCCTATAACCAAACGGGAATCGTCGAGTATGACGTAACTGTTCCTGCAGATGCTGCCGGTTTTCATCCTTACCGGGAGTCCATTCTGTCAGCAACCGTTCAGTACGAAGCTTTCGGCACGATAGCCAAGTCTACAGTCACTCCGAAGAATGCGTTCGCCGTATTGCCGGAGTTCTCGGTTTCCTTGAGCCCGAATGCGACAGTCCTAAACACATTGAAGACTGACGAACCGATTTCTGTGAAGGTAGGGGTTCGCAACTATACTCCAGGCGCTGCCACGGCAACTGTATCGTTGTCAGTTCCGGAAGGCTGGGTAGTGGAACCGCAACAAGCTGCTGTAAACTTTTCAAAGAAGGGTGAGACCCAATCAGCTTCCTTTACTGTCAAGGCTTCTGCGGGAACTGTAAAAGGTAAGTACGAAGTGAAGGCTAAAGCAGTAAGAGGTTCTGCAGTCAGCGAACAGGACGTGCAAGTAATTGAATATCCGCACATTGGGCGCACCTATCTGGTAACTCCTTCAGTGCTTACCATTCAAGCCTTCGACCTGAAGGTTCGGGAAGGACTGAAGGTGGGGTACGTATCCAGCGGGTTCGACAACATCGACCAGTACCTGCGTCAAGTGGGCGTGAATGTAACAAATCTCGATGCCAACGAAGTCCAGTTTGGTGACCTGTCCAAGTACGACACCATCGTTCTCGGCATTCGCGCTTACGGATTCCGTACGGACCTATTGGCAAGTAGTGGAAGAATGTTGGACTACGTGAAGAACGGCGGCAACCTGGTTGTACAGTATCACAAGCCGGAAGACAATTGGAAGCCGGAACTGGCGCCTTATCCGATCAAGATCGGAACCCCGCTGATCCAATGGCGTGTAACAGATGAGAACTCAAAGGTAACTGTTTTGGCGCCTGATCATCCATTGTTTAATACGCCCAACAAGATCACCGATGCGGATTGGGCGAACTGGGTACAGGATCGTTCCGCCTACAATCCGTCTGAATGGAGTCCTGAATATGTTCAGCTGATCTCTAACGGCGATCCGGGAGAGAAGGAATTTACCGGAACTTTCCTGACAGCTAAATACGGGGAAGGAACCTACACCTACAGCAGTATTGCCTGGTACCGTCAAATTCCAAGTCTGGTACCCGGATCCTTCCGTCTGTTTGCAAACATGTTGAGCTTGGAGTAGACAACGAGGGAGGGGGTTTCCCCTCCCCTCCAATCAAGGAGGGAACACCCATGGAATCCCTGACAGAAATTCGCATCATCCAAGGCCGTGATTTAAAGAAAACCGTAGAAGAAGCACAGTTTGCCGCATTGCCCCTTGGCAGCATCGAATACCACGGACCCCATGCCCCTTATGGCACCGACCTGATTCTGGCCGAAGGTTTCAGCAGGCTGCTCAAAGGAAATTACAAAGGCGTACTTTATCCCGCCATACCTTATTCCGCCTGTCCGGGGAAGACCCAGCATTATCCGGGAACGATCTCTATATCCCCCTCAATCATGACTCAATACGTTTGTGAAGTATTGGAGGGGATCTGCAGAACCGGATTTACCAAAATTCTAATCTTGAATGCGCATGACGCGAACATGGGGATTGCCCGGACAGCTGCGGAGTGGGTCACAGGAAAGTTTGCCCCCTGCAGCATTCTGATTCTCAACTGGTGGCAGATGGTTGCCCTCGAAACTGTTGCCGGTTGGGGTGTTTTTTCGGGGAGTGGACGTGGACATGGAGGACCTTATGAAATTTCCGCTGTCCAGGCATTATGCCCGGAAGCGGTTCAAGTAATGCCGGATGACCCGAATTTCGAAACACCGCCGCCGCTTTCCAACTACCCTTATGTACTTGTTGAACGATCCCCAAAAGGCTGGGACGGCTATACGGGGCGCATCAGTGAAACCTCATTGGAAACAGGAAAAAAGATCGTGAAAGAAGCGGCAACAAATCTATCAAAAGTCGTGCAAGACTGGTTAGCTAACAGTAACTCATAGATCAGACCACCAGACAGGAGAGAGACACATGCTAAACCGCAAGGCAATCTTTAAAGTGGAAGGCCAATTTTTTCCCGGCAAGACCTATACGGAAGTGGTATTAGAACCTGCCTACGAGGAAGCCAAGCACAACCTTTATGAATCGATGATGGCCATCAACAAGGCGCATCTGATCATGTTGGTTGAACAGAAGCTTGTCTCGCAGCAGGATGCCAATATCATCATGAAGGCGATCAACGGACTGGATGAAGAGGAAATCCGAAATTCCAAATATACAGGTCAGTATGAGGATCTGTTCTTTCAGGTGGAGCATCTGCTGCTGCAATCGGCAGGGGAGATTGCGGGGAACCTGCACCTGGCAAGAAGCCGGAATGACATGGGAGTGGCCATGTACCGGATGGCCCTGCGGAAAAAAT encodes:
- a CDS encoding extracellular solute-binding protein, with product MTNGMKKWMVGVLTGALAFSLTACSGGGSTGTSSNGGNGNGGAAEEKKLVIYTARDKNVVDAVIPKFKEKNPGYDVQVLTMGAQQILERVRGEKANPQADFWWGGTQSALMTAANEGLLEAVKPSFADKVPAQYKDAEGRWYGEMLLPEVIMYNSDALKKEDVPKDWDDLLDPKYKGKILIRGVLASGTMRTIYSSMIYRQDPKDPAKGYEWLKKLDANTKEYTQDPTNLYLKMARQEGVLSLWNLQDILIQKEKQKQPFDFAVPSSGVPILVDGVGVVKGAKHKESAMKFYEFLFEESLRVELAENLFQIPTRNDISKDKMPNWYKNLDLKPMNIDWAVMAEKEKEWMQYWDENIKGKGAK
- a CDS encoding ABC transporter permease, translated to MQPSLNTSQPAVSRWTNLTSKPWFVYVLISPLFLVLLGYVVYPLYQTFMNSVLVDGQVSLKSYSRFFSLTHTSNLEALFTSIYISILSVITCGIVGVTMAFLLARYEFPGRKILSVLAMVPMAFPPLIGVLSFMFLYGESGIIPRAVKELLDLQQVPFYLKGIPGVLAVHTFTMYTYFYMTASAAIAGLDPSLEEAAYNLGANRWQVWRKVIIPMLTPAIIASSLLVFMISMASYTAPLIFGIERTMTMQIYLSRTNGNLDMAATQSTILSVVSIAFLFIMRWYQGRRNYQNQSKGVSVHRTEVKSQVGRYLTMIASIIGVIILLLPILVIALISFSVDATWTTQVLPPKYTVDHYIQLFTDKNTWEPIRNSFEMSFVATIGNVIFGVAAAYAAARLKFKGKSLLDALIMIPWALPGTVVGINLIAAFNEPSLFSFNQVLVGTFWIIPLAYFVRHLPLVFRSTSATFAQMDPSVEEAARNLGASWWYSFRRVVFPMALGGILAGTLLAFVQGIGEFVASILLFTVNSRPISVEIFQRMYSFEFGTACAYGVLQIILIIIVLFLTRRFSGDNAGSAVS
- a CDS encoding creatininase family protein, which produces MESLTEIRIIQGRDLKKTVEEAQFAALPLGSIEYHGPHAPYGTDLILAEGFSRLLKGNYKGVLYPAIPYSACPGKTQHYPGTISISPSIMTQYVCEVLEGICRTGFTKILILNAHDANMGIARTAAEWVTGKFAPCSILILNWWQMVALETVAGWGVFSGSGRGHGGPYEISAVQALCPEAVQVMPDDPNFETPPPLSNYPYVLVERSPKGWDGYTGRISETSLETGKKIVKEAATNLSKVVQDWLANSNS
- a CDS encoding ABC transporter ATP-binding protein — encoded protein: MISVTLDKVAKKFDQVVGVENVDIQIQPGEFFTFLGPSGCGKTTTLRMIAGFYYPSSGRIRFGEQDVTYLPPNKRNTGMVFQNYALFPHLTVFENVAFGLKVRKLSKGEIQTRVERALEQVHLPGMGSRRIDQLSGGQQQRVALARALVIEPGILLLDEPLSNLDAKLREETRSEIKRLQLDLGITTIYVTHDQAEAMAMSDRIMVMEKGQVQQIGTPKEIYNRPANRFVASFIGETNLLEGTVEQVTGEEVTVQIAPSIRLTGLSRNANSNVNLNPGSKVVLSIRPEVLQAATGWTENVLNGDVVLSEFTGVSVNYLAQVQEHTLRAMFVNTGMDVRERGESIALHVPKDRIYFVE
- a CDS encoding ROK family transcriptional regulator codes for the protein MQDRRPRGNVQLMKQLNREAILQHIREQGQISRAGLAELTALSKPSISALVDELLQEGWIREVGIGESSGGRRPILLELNSEGFAIVGAVFEGTGLEMAVSNLNGEVLGVQHVTIKTDASGQVVLDALEKEILTFLIREQVNLDQVLGIGIGLPGVTQRGNGTIHFSPSTGWNNWPIRQELERRLSTPVFLENDVNLMALGEFYKGAGQGTQHLVYIHIGTGIGAGIILNGQLYRGFSEASGEIGYQVIGNPIKRDKSEYGIFEGNYASAAILQRINSIPGLRGLGELFASDENAVRKLVDLAGEFPELREILEDAYTHWAYGIANVVCVLNPEVVILGGDIFHIGEAGLQRIREIVEQIVPVMPRLKFAELGERAGVIGAVFHVLEADRSLSGKLGGVSWK